From Vicia villosa cultivar HV-30 ecotype Madison, WI unplaced genomic scaffold, Vvil1.0 ctg.002637F_1_1, whole genome shotgun sequence, one genomic window encodes:
- the LOC131639445 gene encoding transcription factor MYB118-like, which yields METAPKLEENLYSIAENGSNPQDVDQRLDLGDNKHKGKWTEDEDWLLGAFVDLFGLQNWSYIATLIEGKTNKQCWNRWHKHVRPDIEKGPWSKEEDMILIEANKEVGNKWTEIAKRLPRRTENSVKNHWYNTKKRLNSKKAQNERNQDSNEDLLLNYIKGIIVVQEDENESNMENDVGVDCVMNKSSESDFNFKGWDSQEKDEVGSYVSWDSQEL from the exons ATGGAGACGGCACCTAAACTCGAAGAAAATCTTTATTCCATCGCTGAAAATGGAAGCAATCCCCAAGATGTTGATCAAAGACTCGATCTTGGTGACAACAAGCACAAAGGAAAATGGACTGAAGATGAGGACTG GCTTCTTGGAGCATTTGTAGATTTGTTTGGACTTCAAAATTGGTCCTACATTGCAACGTTGATTGAAGGAAAGACAAACAAACAATGCTGGAATCGATGGCATAAACATGTTCGACCAGATATAGAGAAGGGGCCATGGAGCAAAGAGGAAGACATGATACTGATTGAAGCTAATAAAGAAGTTGGAAACAAGTGGACAGAAATTGCAAAGAGATTACCACGTCGTACGGAGAACTCGGTCAAGAACCACTGGTATAATACTAAGAAGCGTCTAAATTCCAAGAAGGCTCAAAATGAAAGAAACCAAGATTCAAATGAAGATTTGCTTCTGAATTATATCAAGGGAATCATTGTTgttcaagaagatgaaaatgaaagCAATATGGAAAACGACGTTGGTGTTGATTGTGTTATGAACAAAAGCTCAGAGAGTGACTTCAACTTTAAAGGTTGGGATAGTCAAGAAAAGGATGAAGTTGGCAGCTATGTCTCATGGGATAGTCAAGAATTATGA